In Desulfocurvibacter africanus subsp. africanus DSM 2603, the DNA window CGGCTCGACCGAAGGCCGCAGGCATGACTTGTCCAGACATGCGCAGCAGGGTCGCAAGCCTGCCAGCCAGGTTCAGGCGCGCCAGACCGAACCACTCTTTTCCCAGCCTGCTCATCGCCGATTCGAGCCGTCCTGGGGCGAGCTCAAGCCGGATGATCCAAGGACCGCCAAGCAGCCGCTCCGCTTTCGCGCAGCAGGGCGCAGGCGGCCTCATCGGCAGCCAAGTCGTCCGGTCCATCCTTGCCGCGCAAGGTCAGCGGCTCGGACAAGGCGTATTTGAAATTGACTAGGAAGTACTTGAGGGTCAGCAGGCTGCCCTCGAACAGACGTTCGCCCGTGGGCCGCCCGGCGACCAGCATCACGTGGGCCGTGCGCCGGGGCAAGCCGGTGATGGACGGGTCCAGGGCCATGCCCTTCTCGTAGTAGGACTGGCTGCGGTCGATGAAGGCCTTGAAGTGCGCGGGCAGATGGTAAAAATAGATGGGCGAGGCGAACAATACGAAGGGCGCTGTGAGCAGGAGGCCGAACAGCTCCTCGGCCTGGTCCCTGTCGGCCAGCACGCAACGCCGGCCTGGTGAACGGCGGCAGGCCCCGCAGCCGAGGCAAGGCTCGATGGCATAGTCGGCAAGGCGCACTTCGCGCGCATCGCCGCCCGCCTGGCGCAATCCCGCCAGGAACATTCGCGCCGCCATGTCGCTGTTGCCGCCCTGGCGCGGGCTGCAGCGGAAGATTACGGGCGGCGCTGTCACGGCAATACCCTCAGGCCGTCCGCGTCAGGCGCACCAGCATGTGGCCTTCGCGCGGCTCGGAAGTCAGGTTCCAGCCCATGTCCGGAGCCAGATGCGCCTGGATCTGGCGCACGGCCTTGTCCTGGACCAAGGCTTCCACCACGTCGACCCGACCGAAACGGAGATACCAACCTATCTCCAGTCCGACCCCTCAACACTTCTCGCGCAGGTCGAGGAATATGCTCCCGGCCATGGCGCTCTCCTTGTGTTCCGATTTTCACAAGGATTCTGACCGACTTCCGTGCGCAGGTCAATCGGCGAAGGCGGACAAAAAAGGGTTGTTCAACTCCTCATCCCCCACGCTCGTCTCCGGGCCGTGGCCCGAATAGACCACGGTCTCCTTGGGCAGGCTGAATATCTTGTCGCGCACCGAGCGCTTGAGGGCCTCCAGGCTTCCGCCCGGAAAGTCCGTGCGGCCGACGGAGCGGTAGAACAGCAGATCGCCCACGAATACGGAACGTCCCTGGGGGAAATGGAAAGACAGGCTGCCGGGCGTGTGGCCGGGAGTGGCCAACACATGGCAGGCCAGGCCGATGAACTCCGCGGGGCCTTCCTCCAGAGGAGTGAACTCGAAGTCTGGAACCTTGGGAAAGCCCATGAACCCGCCGCCGCCCACTGGCGTGTCCAGCAAAAACTCGTCGGCTCGGCTGGCCATGATCGGCGCGCCCGTGGCCTTGGCCAGAACCGAGTTGCCGAAGATGTGATCAAAGTGCAGATGCGTGGCCAGGATGGTTTCCAGGCTCAGCTTCTCGTCGCGCAGGAAGTCGAGGATCTCCCGCGGGTCGCCGCCCGGATCGATAGCCAGGGCGCGGCCTGCGTTGTCCACGACATAGGCGTTGGTTTCCAGCGGTCCGAGAGCGAAGGACGTCACACGCATGCTATAATTCCTCCAAAAGCAGTTCTGCCAATTCCTTTCGCGAGGACACGCCAGGATGCGCCGGCCGTCCCAGGGCGATGACCGCCTGCAACTCCAAAAGCCGCGAATCCAGAGACAGCGCGTCCATGACTTGCGGCGAGTGGTTGATGATCTCTCCGAGCCACACCCCGCCCAAGTCCAGGGCATGCGCGGCCAGCAACATGTTCTGGATGCACGCGCCCGCGCTCTGATGGTCCTTGGCCTCGTGGTACATGGCCTCGCGGTCCAGGAATACACAGATCAAGGCCGAGGCGGAGCGCAGGATGGGCGCATACTTGCTGCATGAGGCCAAAGCTTCCTGGCGGGCGTCGCCGGCCTGGATCACCAGAAAGCGCCAAGGCTGATTATTTAGCCCGCTGGGCGCCCAACGGCCGGCTTCGAGTATGCGCAGAAGCTCCTCGCGCGTCACCGGATCGCCCGTGTACCTGCGCACGCTGCGACGTTCGCGGATGGCGGTAAGGACAGGATTTTGCCGTTCCATGCGCTCCTCCTTCGCTTCGAAATGATTCATATAGGTTAACCTGGAGTCAACGGGCGCGGCAACACCTTTCCGTATCTGGCGATCCCATTCGGGACGCTTGTGTAAACACACCTGACACTGTAAGTGATCTGGCTCATGAGAACCGACATGAATCTGCTCCGGGCGGATAAAGTAAGGCTGACCAAGCGCGATCTCGTGCGCTGGGAGCACTTCATCAAGGACGAACTCTCCGAGTTCGTTGCTTTCACTTCCTATAGCCTATACTTCCCCCACTCGGGATCACAGGCCGAAGCAGCTTGGAAGAGCCGTTCCTTCGATCCAGCGCGGGGCGAGGCCCTGTACCTGCCGGACGAACAACGCCTGTTCCTGCCCCTGTCCTCGGGCGGCGACGTGCTCGGCGTCTTCGTGGCCAAGGGCGTGGCCCTGCCCGCGCCTCAAGTCCTGCCGCACCTGCTGACCCAGATCGGCGAACTGGTGCTGGACAAGCTCCTGCTTTACAGAGCCGGCATCTCCGACCCCCTGACCGGCCTGTTCAACTCCTCGGCCTTCCTGCACGCTCTGGAACGCGAGATCGAGCTCATCCAGAACTGCATGTTGCCCGAAGAGGACGTTGGACCCGATACGGCGCTTACGCCCTTCAGCGGCCGCTGCGGCCTGCTGGTGATGGACGTGGATCATTTCCAGCGCATCAATGACGCCTGCGGCTACACCTTCGGCGAGCAGTGCTTGGCCGAACTGGGCAAGCTGCTCAAGGAGCTGTGCCCGGACCCGAGCATCGCCGGGCGCATCGGCGAGGACCAGTTCGCCCTGCTCTGCCCCGACGCCTCGCCCTCAGCCTGCCAGCGCCTCGCCGAACGCATCCAGCGGGCCGTAGCCGGCAAAATTTTCGAGGATCCCCTCACGGGCGAGCAGCTCGCGCTCACGGTGAGCATCGGCAGCGCCAACTACCCTGCCGACCTGCGCGGCAGCCAGCTGCGCCAAGCCGTGCCCGAGCGCGCGCGCATCCTGCTGCGCAAGGCGCGCAAGGCCTTGGCCACGGCCAAGGCCCACGGCCGCAGCCGCAGCTTTGCCTTCGAGCGCATTCTGGCCGATGGCGGCAACGTGCTGGAGATCCTGCCGCTCAACCGCCTGAGCGTAAGCCTGGGTCGGCGCGTGGACGCGCAGGAGGGCATGCGCTTCCTGGTGGCCAGCCGCGAGTGGGACCGCGAAGCCGAGGTCACCTCCGGCGACGGCGAACGGCTCACGGGCCGCTATCCGGCCATGTACAAGGGCGAGGTCATGCTCGTGGAAGTCCAGGAGGACATGGCCTTCGCCGACGTGCTGCACATGAGCGACGCGGCTTGGCCAATCGCTCCGGGCGACCGGCTGACGCTGGTGCCCAAGGCCGACACGCTGCCCGGCGATGGCGCTACGGCTTCCGGCGCAGCCAGCCCGGACTTGCTCACGGGCCTGCACGCCTATCGGGGATTCATGGAGTCCTTTGCCCAGGCTCGCCTGGACGCGGAGAGCTTCACCTTGGCCCTGGTGCGCATCACGGCCGGCGAGCAACGCAGCCTGCAACCTTCCGCCTTCCTCAAGGAAGTCGACACGCACGTGCGCGAGGTGGCCGAACTGAGCCGGGACCTTTTCGGCGCCGATGTGCTGGCCGGCCGCTACAGCCTGAACAGCATCTGCTATTATCTGCCTGGCCAGCCTCCGAAAGCGCACGTGGAGCGCTTCACCGAGCTGGTCACAGCCGCCCAGGAACGCCTGGGGCTGATCCTCGCCGCGGGCTTGGCCAGCTACCCGTTCCTGGCCTACACCAAGGCCGAGATAGTCGAGAACTGCCGCAAGGCGTTGG includes these proteins:
- a CDS encoding flavodoxin family protein, whose product is MTAPPVIFRCSPRQGGNSDMAARMFLAGLRQAGGDAREVRLADYAIEPCLGCGACRRSPGRRCVLADRDQAEELFGLLLTAPFVLFASPIYFYHLPAHFKAFIDRSQSYYEKGMALDPSITGLPRRTAHVMLVAGRPTGERLFEGSLLTLKYFLVNFKYALSEPLTLRGKDGPDDLAADEAACALLRESGAAAWRSLDHPA
- a CDS encoding MBL fold metallo-hydrolase, with the protein product MRVTSFALGPLETNAYVVDNAGRALAIDPGGDPREILDFLRDEKLSLETILATHLHFDHIFGNSVLAKATGAPIMASRADEFLLDTPVGGGGFMGFPKVPDFEFTPLEEGPAEFIGLACHVLATPGHTPGSLSFHFPQGRSVFVGDLLFYRSVGRTDFPGGSLEALKRSVRDKIFSLPKETVVYSGHGPETSVGDEELNNPFLSAFAD
- a CDS encoding nitroreductase family protein; the encoded protein is MERQNPVLTAIRERRSVRRYTGDPVTREELLRILEAGRWAPSGLNNQPWRFLVIQAGDARQEALASCSKYAPILRSASALICVFLDREAMYHEAKDHQSAGACIQNMLLAAHALDLGGVWLGEIINHSPQVMDALSLDSRLLELQAVIALGRPAHPGVSSRKELAELLLEEL
- a CDS encoding GGDEF domain-containing protein; the encoded protein is MNLLRADKVRLTKRDLVRWEHFIKDELSEFVAFTSYSLYFPHSGSQAEAAWKSRSFDPARGEALYLPDEQRLFLPLSSGGDVLGVFVAKGVALPAPQVLPHLLTQIGELVLDKLLLYRAGISDPLTGLFNSSAFLHALEREIELIQNCMLPEEDVGPDTALTPFSGRCGLLVMDVDHFQRINDACGYTFGEQCLAELGKLLKELCPDPSIAGRIGEDQFALLCPDASPSACQRLAERIQRAVAGKIFEDPLTGEQLALTVSIGSANYPADLRGSQLRQAVPERARILLRKARKALATAKAHGRSRSFAFERILADGGNVLEILPLNRLSVSLGRRVDAQEGMRFLVASREWDREAEVTSGDGERLTGRYPAMYKGEVMLVEVQEDMAFADVLHMSDAAWPIAPGDRLTLVPKADTLPGDGATASGAASPDLLTGLHAYRGFMESFAQARLDAESFTLALVRITAGEQRSLQPSAFLKEVDTHVREVAELSRDLFGADVLAGRYSLNSICYYLPGQPPKAHVERFTELVTAAQERLGLILAAGLASYPFLAYTKAEIVENCRKALDHALMLPQPMVAMFDSISLNVSADRHFAQGDLYAAVEEYKRSLLADQENHLAANSLGICYARLGRPEQALTLFESVAAKHPEDLMAAYNLGTTSLRLGEFERARAAFERCLKLKPGHVYSLIRLGQLAERDNDLPTAGEYYLRASETKIGRILTMRHLARLDLAEGRFEEARENLHQALILNPYDAMAVHLMAKLYLEAGEDPEIAETLARQSVTLKPDKAQYWRLLAQALEACGKPDEARKAMERAESL